In bacterium, one genomic interval encodes:
- a CDS encoding type 1 glutamine amidotransferase, which produces MNLAGKKIAVFVEHHYQDLEVWYPVMRLREAGAKVVIVGTGSAPEYVGKYGYPVKVDKTADKVKATQFDGLIIPGGWAPDKLRMFDSVLALVRDMDRAKKPIACICHGGWVLVSAGVLRGRTVTSYSAIRDDMVNAGAKWVDQEVVADRHLVTARKPDDLPAFMHKFMELLDKQA; this is translated from the coding sequence ATGAACCTCGCTGGCAAGAAGATCGCGGTATTCGTCGAACATCACTACCAGGACCTTGAAGTCTGGTATCCCGTCATGCGTCTGCGCGAAGCAGGCGCGAAAGTCGTCATCGTCGGCACCGGATCCGCGCCGGAGTATGTAGGCAAGTATGGCTATCCGGTCAAAGTGGATAAGACGGCCGACAAGGTGAAAGCCACTCAATTTGACGGGCTTATTATTCCCGGAGGCTGGGCGCCGGATAAGTTACGCATGTTCGACAGCGTGCTGGCGCTCGTGCGCGACATGGATCGCGCCAAGAAACCCATCGCCTGCATCTGTCACGGCGGCTGGGTGCTCGTGTCGGCCGGTGTCTTGCGCGGACGAACAGTGACAAGCTATTCGGCGATTCGCGATGACATGGTGAACGCCGGCGCGAAATGGGTGGATCAGGAAGTCGTCGCCGACCGCCATCTGGTGACGGCGCGTAAGCCTGACGACCTGCCCGCCTTCATGCACAAGTTCATGGAACTTCTCGACAAGCAGGCGTGA
- a CDS encoding GAF domain-containing protein, translating to MISLSPTSITSRLPLGDFRARCQALCEALRTAHPQYDWIGLYWVDGDHLVLGPWTGDEPTEHTRIPIAQGICGAAVREDQTIIVDDVHSDPRYLSCFVSTRSEIVVPIYADGLVIGEIDIDGKNVKDFDASDQKFLEAIAEFIGREWPGRW from the coding sequence ATGATCTCACTTTCACCTACGTCCATCACTTCACGTTTGCCGCTGGGCGATTTTCGCGCGCGCTGTCAGGCGTTGTGCGAAGCGTTGCGCACGGCGCATCCCCAGTACGATTGGATTGGATTGTATTGGGTGGACGGCGACCATCTCGTGTTGGGACCGTGGACGGGTGATGAGCCGACAGAGCATACGCGCATCCCCATCGCACAAGGCATTTGCGGCGCGGCGGTGCGCGAAGACCAGACGATTATCGTGGATGACGTTCACAGCGACCCGCGCTACCTGTCGTGTTTTGTTTCGACACGCTCCGAAATCGTCGTGCCGATTTATGCGGATGGCCTGGTCATCGGTGAGATTGACATTGACGGTAAGAACGTCAAGGACTTCGACGCGAGCGACCAGAAATTCCTGGAAGCGATCGCGGAATTCATCGGGCGCGAATGGCCGGGGCGTTGGTGA
- a CDS encoding phosphoglucosamine mutase, whose amino-acid sequence MAGALVSDTPLMISISGVRGIVGDSMTANVCLRWAQAFGKSCASGPVVVGGDSRISKTMMRAATISGLASAGASIIDVGVVPTPTVALAVEQHRARGGIAITASHNPAQWNALKFYGADGLFIDEARGKALRAAVESEDAFDVDAYHVGQYERDELAIERHLNAVLGLPFLGVADLQARRFRVGLDAVCGAGGELLTRLLEHLGCEVVPFHAEPSGVFPRNPEPIAENLGDVCAAMFAAGVDIGLVLDPDADRLALIRSDGKPAGEELTLCAAALAVLPHVPGPVVANCSTSLALRDIAGMFGREYFETKVGEAHVALRMHEVRAAFGGEGNGGVMLPMIHASRDTAVGAALVLQALLESAQSSAQFFDAMPQYHLVKKKVEFATLVEQREALESLESVELFGQPERLDGLKWRTGKAWIQARASNTEPVVRVFAEAQSAAEAERLAAEVVSFLHY is encoded by the coding sequence ATGGCCGGGGCGTTGGTGAGCGACACACCGCTGATGATCTCAATTTCTGGCGTGCGCGGCATTGTCGGCGATTCGATGACCGCGAATGTCTGTCTGCGCTGGGCCCAGGCGTTCGGGAAATCCTGTGCATCGGGCCCCGTCGTTGTCGGCGGCGACAGCCGCATCAGCAAAACGATGATGCGCGCCGCGACGATTTCCGGCTTGGCTTCGGCTGGCGCTAGTATCATTGACGTGGGTGTTGTTCCCACGCCGACCGTAGCGCTGGCGGTCGAACAGCATCGCGCCCGCGGCGGGATTGCAATCACAGCCAGTCACAATCCGGCACAGTGGAACGCTCTGAAATTCTACGGCGCGGACGGCCTGTTTATTGACGAGGCACGCGGCAAAGCTCTACGCGCGGCCGTTGAGTCCGAAGATGCGTTTGACGTGGACGCCTATCATGTCGGTCAGTATGAGCGCGACGAACTGGCGATTGAACGGCATCTCAACGCCGTGCTTGGATTGCCGTTCCTCGGCGTCGCAGATTTGCAGGCGCGTAGATTCCGCGTCGGACTGGACGCGGTGTGCGGCGCGGGCGGCGAATTGTTGACCCGTCTGCTGGAACATCTGGGCTGTGAAGTCGTTCCGTTCCATGCAGAACCATCCGGGGTATTCCCGCGCAATCCCGAACCGATTGCCGAGAATCTGGGTGACGTGTGCGCCGCCATGTTCGCGGCAGGTGTGGATATTGGACTGGTGCTCGATCCCGATGCGGATCGCCTGGCGCTGATTCGTTCCGATGGCAAACCTGCCGGTGAAGAGTTGACGCTTTGTGCGGCGGCGTTGGCTGTGTTGCCGCATGTGCCCGGCCCGGTCGTGGCCAATTGTTCGACCAGCCTGGCCCTGCGCGATATCGCCGGGATGTTCGGTCGCGAGTATTTCGAAACGAAAGTCGGCGAGGCGCACGTGGCACTGCGCATGCACGAGGTCCGGGCAGCCTTCGGCGGCGAAGGCAACGGAGGCGTCATGCTGCCGATGATTCATGCTTCCCGCGATACAGCGGTCGGCGCCGCGCTCGTACTCCAGGCGCTGCTCGAATCCGCACAATCGTCCGCGCAGTTCTTCGACGCCATGCCGCAATACCATCTCGTCAAGAAAAAGGTCGAGTTTGCCACGTTGGTCGAGCAGCGCGAGGCGCTTGAATCACTCGAAAGCGTGGAATTGTTCGGACAACCCGAACGGCTTGATGGCCTGAAATGGCGCACGGGCAAAGCGTGGATTCAGGCGCGGGCTTCGAATACTGAACCCGTCGTGCGCGTGTTTGCCGAGGCGCAGTCGGCCGCGGAAGCCGAGCGGCTGGCCGCTGAAGTTGTGAGTTTTCTGCATTACTGA
- a CDS encoding DNA polymerase/3'-5' exonuclease PolX, with the protein MTRGDVITLLEEYATLLGLLDEDEFRAKAFANAARQLESVGASLEELLIGDRLAMVRGIGPAVALAIREAAYGGTFADLESVRHRVPAGVLDLMRVDGLGPKKARTLWRDAGVDSLMALERAIHEGRLAKVSGFGGKTLDKFRASLEFLKTIGERRLRHHAHTAADTLRDDIMLIPGVEFVYFCGSLRRNCETSGDLDCIVCAEREAHAAVKEVLARIEGITWENRDGDIWQGRERAGMQVELSVCGPQELGTRLVLATGSKEHVAALRQRGEIINAATEAEVYAALGLAFVPPPLRESGLVLRSSADGDYPLPVLRSDLRGILHVHTTYSDGQHTLRQMAEAMMTRGYEFLGICDHSQVAAYARGLSPDRVHQQWDEIDELNSELAPFRILKGTECDILPDGRMDFDDLLLSRFDFVVASIHSGFQMTMEAATERLCGALRNPHVDMLGHPTGRLLLKREGYPIDHEAVLRCAAEHGKAVELNSSPHRLDLDWRWLGRAIELGVPIPLNPDAHAANGLDEITYGLELAAKGPLPPALCPSTWSAAEFLNWCQSHD; encoded by the coding sequence GTGACACGCGGCGACGTTATCACACTGCTCGAAGAGTACGCCACGCTGCTCGGGCTGCTGGATGAGGATGAGTTTCGCGCCAAGGCGTTCGCCAACGCCGCGCGGCAACTCGAGAGCGTCGGGGCCTCGTTAGAGGAGCTGCTCATCGGCGATCGTTTGGCCATGGTGCGCGGCATCGGTCCGGCGGTCGCGCTGGCGATACGGGAAGCAGCCTACGGCGGGACGTTCGCGGATTTGGAATCTGTTCGGCATCGCGTACCGGCGGGCGTGCTCGACTTGATGCGAGTGGATGGCCTTGGGCCGAAAAAAGCGCGCACTCTGTGGCGCGATGCTGGCGTGGATTCACTTATGGCGTTGGAGCGCGCTATCCACGAAGGCCGATTGGCCAAGGTCTCCGGATTCGGGGGCAAGACGCTCGACAAATTTCGCGCCAGCCTTGAATTCTTGAAGACGATCGGCGAACGGCGGCTGCGCCACCACGCGCATACGGCCGCGGACACTTTGCGCGACGACATCATGCTGATTCCCGGCGTGGAGTTTGTCTATTTCTGCGGAAGTCTGCGGCGCAATTGCGAGACGAGTGGCGACTTGGATTGCATCGTCTGCGCGGAACGCGAGGCGCATGCCGCGGTCAAAGAAGTTTTGGCACGGATCGAGGGGATCACGTGGGAGAATCGCGACGGCGATATCTGGCAAGGCCGCGAACGCGCCGGCATGCAAGTGGAACTGTCCGTATGTGGGCCGCAGGAGCTTGGCACGCGACTCGTGCTCGCCACCGGTTCGAAGGAACATGTGGCGGCCTTGCGTCAGCGCGGTGAGATCATCAACGCGGCGACGGAAGCAGAAGTTTACGCGGCACTCGGTTTAGCGTTCGTGCCGCCGCCGCTGCGCGAATCAGGCTTGGTTTTGCGCTCGAGCGCCGACGGTGACTATCCGTTGCCGGTGCTGCGAAGCGACCTGCGCGGCATTTTGCACGTGCATACGACCTATTCGGATGGTCAGCACACGCTGCGGCAGATGGCAGAGGCCATGATGACGCGCGGCTATGAGTTCTTGGGAATTTGCGACCACTCGCAAGTCGCGGCCTACGCGCGCGGGTTATCGCCCGACCGCGTGCACCAGCAATGGGACGAGATTGACGAGCTCAACAGCGAATTGGCGCCCTTCCGGATTCTCAAAGGCACCGAATGCGACATCCTTCCCGACGGGCGAATGGACTTTGACGATCTGTTGCTGTCACGTTTCGACTTCGTCGTGGCCTCGATTCACTCCGGTTTTCAAATGACCATGGAAGCGGCCACGGAGCGGCTGTGCGGCGCGTTGCGCAATCCCCATGTTGACATGCTGGGGCATCCGACCGGACGGCTGCTGCTGAAACGCGAAGGTTATCCGATTGACCATGAGGCGGTGCTGCGCTGCGCCGCCGAACATGGCAAGGCCGTCGAATTGAACTCGAGCCCGCACCGGCTCGACCTTGATTGGCGGTGGTTGGGACGGGCGATTGAGTTGGGCGTGCCGATTCCGCTGAACCCCGACGCGCATGCGGCCAACGGCTTGGATGAAATCACTTATGGACTCGAACTGGCTGCGAAAGGTCCGCTGCCGCCGGCGCTGTGCCCTTCAACGTGGAGCGCGGCGGAGTTTCTGAACTGGTGCCAATCACACGATTAG